The Vitis riparia cultivar Riparia Gloire de Montpellier isolate 1030 chromosome 10, EGFV_Vit.rip_1.0, whole genome shotgun sequence genome includes a region encoding these proteins:
- the LOC117923556 gene encoding putative receptor-like protein kinase At4g00960 isoform X2, whose product MNSRVGKMTIMDPPRLLLFLYPFLTLHLLAVTVFAQPDFLYHFCIEGVGNYTSNSTYKANLNTLLSSLPSDNAIDYGFYNFSAGQNSERVNAIGLCRGDVTPDACRSCLNDSRLQLTELCPNQKEAIGWYDNCMLRYSNRSIFSTKEDLPAFSMHNVNNVSNGDEFNEALGNLFASLKSKAASGDSRYKFATGEVNVSSFQNIYALVQCTPDLSQLSCSNCIDGAINGIPGCCDRKQGGRVVKPSCNIRFELYRFYDFTAANAPPPAAATLPPSPPTNVSTPPPSNTTSTKAQDEDEIGNTESLQFDFATIRVATNNFSDANKLGQGGFGPVYKGRLSNGQEIAVKRLSSGSGQGELEFKNEVILVAKLQHRNLVRLLGFCLEGIERLLIYEFVPKTSLDNFIFDPVKRAQLDWDRRYKIIGGIARGLLYLHEDSRLRIIHRDLKASNILLDTEMNPKISDFGMARLFVVDQTQGNTSRIVGTYGYMAPEYAMHGHFSVKTDVYSFGVLVLEIVSGQRNNCIRIGENVEDLLSYAWKNWREGKATNVMDPTMGTGSTSEIMRCIHIGLLCVQENEADRPTMASVVLMLNSYSLSLPLPSQPAFFMNSGMNGDLPLELEDNSSVTKSDHSQNKSAKFSANEASITDLYPR is encoded by the exons ATGAATTCAAGGGTGGGAAAGATGACGATAATGGATCCTCCAAGATTGCTTCTCTTCCTTTATCCCTTCCTCACACTTCACCTTCTTGCCGTAACAGTCTTTGCTCAGCCAGACTTCCTCTACCATTTCTGCATAGAGGGtgttggtaattacacaagtaATAGCACCTACAAGGCAAACCTCAACACCCTCCTCTCTTCTCTCCCCTCAGACAACGCAATCGACTACGGCTTTTATAATTTCTCCGCCGGCCAAAACTCTGAAAGAGTCAACGCAATTGGGCTTTGCAGAGGAGACGTTACACCAGATGCGTGCCGGAGTTGCCTCAATGACTCCAGGCTTCAACTCACTGAGCTCTGTCCCAATCAGAAGGAGGCAATAGGATGGTACGATAATTGTATGTTACGATACTCGAATCGCTCCATATTCAGCACCAAGGAAGATTTGCCTGCCTTCTCTATGCACAATGTGAACAACGTCTCCAATGGAGATGAGTTCAATGAAGCCCTGGGGAACTTGTTCGCCAGCCTTAAAAGCAAAGCTGCTTCGGGTGATTCGCGTTATAAATTTGCAACAGGAGAAGTGAATGTGTCGAGTTTTCAGAACATATATGCCCTGGTGCAGTGCACCCCTGATTTATCCCAGTTGTCCTGCAGCAACTGCATAGATGGGGCTATTAATGGTATTCCGGGTTGTTGTGATAGAAAGCAAGGAGGAAGAGTTGTGAAACCCAGTTGCAACATTAGGTTCGAGTTGTACCGTTTCTATGACTTCACTGCGGCTAATGCTCCTCCACCAGCAGCAGCAACGCTACCGCCTTCTCCTCCCACTAATGTCAGTACTCCACCTCCATCCAATACCACGTCTACAAAAG CTCAAGATGAGGATGAAATTGGAAATACGGAATCCTTGCAATTTGACTTTGCCACTATTAGAGTTGCAACAAATAACTTCTCTGATGCTAATAAGCTTGGACAAGGTGGATTTGGCCCTGTTTATAAG GGTCGGCTTTCCAATGGACAAGAAATTGCTGTGAAGAGGTTGTCAAGCGGCTCGGGACAAGGAGAACTAGAGTTCAAGAATGAGGTGATATTGGTGGCCAAGCTTCAACACAGAAATTTGGTTAGGCTCTTGGGTTTTTGTTTGGAAGGAATAGAAAGGCTTCTTATCTATGAGTTTGTGCCTAAGACTAGCCTTGATAACTTCATCTTTG ATCCAGTCAAACGTGCGCAATTAGATTGGGACAGGCGCTACAAAATCATAGGAGGCATTGCTCGAGGACTTCTCTACCTTCATGAAGATTCTAGACTTCGGATCATTCATCGTGATCTCAAAGCAAGCAACATTCTCTTGGATACAGAAATGAACcctaaaatttcagattttggcATGGCAAGATTATTTGTAGTAGATCAAACCCAAGGCAATACCAGTAGAATTGTAGGAACCTA TGGCTATATGGCTCCTGAATATGCCATGCATGGACACTTTTCAGTTAAGACagatgtttatagctttggtGTTCTAGTTCTGGAAATTGTGAGCGGCCAAAGGAACAATTGTATCCGTATTGGTGAGAATGTTGAGGATCTCCTGAGCTAT GCCTGGAAAAATTGGAGGGAGGGGAAAGCAACCAATGTGATGGATCCAACAATGGGGACTGGCTCAACAAGTGAAATAATGAGATGCATCCACATTGGGCTCCTATGCGTGCAAGAAAATGAAGCTGACAGACCAACCATGGCTTCTGTTGTTCTCATGCTTAATAGCTACTCTTTGAGTCTCCCACTACCTTCACAACCTGCATTCTTTATGAATAGTGGCATGAATGGGGACTTGCCTCTTGAACTAGAGGATAATTCAAGCGTGACCAAGTCAGatcattctcaaaataaatcTGCCAAGTTTTCAGCAAATGAGGCTTCAATCACCGATCTGTATCCTCGATAA
- the LOC117923556 gene encoding cysteine-rich receptor-like protein kinase 10 isoform X1, producing the protein MNSRVGKMTIMDPPRLLLFLYPFLTLHLLAVTVFAQPDFLYHFCIEGVGNYTSNSTYKANLNTLLSSLPSDNAIDYGFYNFSAGQNSERVNAIGLCRGDVTPDACRSCLNDSRLQLTELCPNQKEAIGWYDNCMLRYSNRSIFSTKEDLPAFSMHNVNNVSNGDEFNEALGNLFASLKSKAASGDSRYKFATGEVNVSSFQNIYALVQCTPDLSQLSCSNCIDGAINGIPGCCDRKQGGRVVKPSCNIRFELYRFYDFTAANAPPPAAATLPPSPPTNVSTPPPSNTTSTKGKNSNTSGTVVLIIVPSVVISVMLITFICCLLKRRRTRESVGTQDEDEIGNTESLQFDFATIRVATNNFSDANKLGQGGFGPVYKGRLSNGQEIAVKRLSSGSGQGELEFKNEVILVAKLQHRNLVRLLGFCLEGIERLLIYEFVPKTSLDNFIFDPVKRAQLDWDRRYKIIGGIARGLLYLHEDSRLRIIHRDLKASNILLDTEMNPKISDFGMARLFVVDQTQGNTSRIVGTYGYMAPEYAMHGHFSVKTDVYSFGVLVLEIVSGQRNNCIRIGENVEDLLSYAWKNWREGKATNVMDPTMGTGSTSEIMRCIHIGLLCVQENEADRPTMASVVLMLNSYSLSLPLPSQPAFFMNSGMNGDLPLELEDNSSVTKSDHSQNKSAKFSANEASITDLYPR; encoded by the exons ATGAATTCAAGGGTGGGAAAGATGACGATAATGGATCCTCCAAGATTGCTTCTCTTCCTTTATCCCTTCCTCACACTTCACCTTCTTGCCGTAACAGTCTTTGCTCAGCCAGACTTCCTCTACCATTTCTGCATAGAGGGtgttggtaattacacaagtaATAGCACCTACAAGGCAAACCTCAACACCCTCCTCTCTTCTCTCCCCTCAGACAACGCAATCGACTACGGCTTTTATAATTTCTCCGCCGGCCAAAACTCTGAAAGAGTCAACGCAATTGGGCTTTGCAGAGGAGACGTTACACCAGATGCGTGCCGGAGTTGCCTCAATGACTCCAGGCTTCAACTCACTGAGCTCTGTCCCAATCAGAAGGAGGCAATAGGATGGTACGATAATTGTATGTTACGATACTCGAATCGCTCCATATTCAGCACCAAGGAAGATTTGCCTGCCTTCTCTATGCACAATGTGAACAACGTCTCCAATGGAGATGAGTTCAATGAAGCCCTGGGGAACTTGTTCGCCAGCCTTAAAAGCAAAGCTGCTTCGGGTGATTCGCGTTATAAATTTGCAACAGGAGAAGTGAATGTGTCGAGTTTTCAGAACATATATGCCCTGGTGCAGTGCACCCCTGATTTATCCCAGTTGTCCTGCAGCAACTGCATAGATGGGGCTATTAATGGTATTCCGGGTTGTTGTGATAGAAAGCAAGGAGGAAGAGTTGTGAAACCCAGTTGCAACATTAGGTTCGAGTTGTACCGTTTCTATGACTTCACTGCGGCTAATGCTCCTCCACCAGCAGCAGCAACGCTACCGCCTTCTCCTCCCACTAATGTCAGTACTCCACCTCCATCCAATACCACGTCTACAAAAG GAAAGAACAGCAACACCTCCGGGACGGTGGTCCTAATAATTGTCCCCTCAGTTGTTATTTCTGTAATGCTCATCACCTTCATCTGCTGCCTTTTAAAAAGGAGGCGAACAAGGGAAAGTGTTGGAA CTCAAGATGAGGATGAAATTGGAAATACGGAATCCTTGCAATTTGACTTTGCCACTATTAGAGTTGCAACAAATAACTTCTCTGATGCTAATAAGCTTGGACAAGGTGGATTTGGCCCTGTTTATAAG GGTCGGCTTTCCAATGGACAAGAAATTGCTGTGAAGAGGTTGTCAAGCGGCTCGGGACAAGGAGAACTAGAGTTCAAGAATGAGGTGATATTGGTGGCCAAGCTTCAACACAGAAATTTGGTTAGGCTCTTGGGTTTTTGTTTGGAAGGAATAGAAAGGCTTCTTATCTATGAGTTTGTGCCTAAGACTAGCCTTGATAACTTCATCTTTG ATCCAGTCAAACGTGCGCAATTAGATTGGGACAGGCGCTACAAAATCATAGGAGGCATTGCTCGAGGACTTCTCTACCTTCATGAAGATTCTAGACTTCGGATCATTCATCGTGATCTCAAAGCAAGCAACATTCTCTTGGATACAGAAATGAACcctaaaatttcagattttggcATGGCAAGATTATTTGTAGTAGATCAAACCCAAGGCAATACCAGTAGAATTGTAGGAACCTA TGGCTATATGGCTCCTGAATATGCCATGCATGGACACTTTTCAGTTAAGACagatgtttatagctttggtGTTCTAGTTCTGGAAATTGTGAGCGGCCAAAGGAACAATTGTATCCGTATTGGTGAGAATGTTGAGGATCTCCTGAGCTAT GCCTGGAAAAATTGGAGGGAGGGGAAAGCAACCAATGTGATGGATCCAACAATGGGGACTGGCTCAACAAGTGAAATAATGAGATGCATCCACATTGGGCTCCTATGCGTGCAAGAAAATGAAGCTGACAGACCAACCATGGCTTCTGTTGTTCTCATGCTTAATAGCTACTCTTTGAGTCTCCCACTACCTTCACAACCTGCATTCTTTATGAATAGTGGCATGAATGGGGACTTGCCTCTTGAACTAGAGGATAATTCAAGCGTGACCAAGTCAGatcattctcaaaataaatcTGCCAAGTTTTCAGCAAATGAGGCTTCAATCACCGATCTGTATCCTCGATAA
- the LOC117923564 gene encoding putative receptor-like protein kinase At4g00960 isoform X2 gives MAMSYLELTFFLSCLLIQLVPFTVAQYFPKEECISDRGNYTDNSTYQADLNSLLTSFSNTQVEYGFYNSSVGEVNGIGLCRGDLTPDTCRSCINNSSQDIQRLCPNYKEAVLYYDLCMLRYSDRSIFGTVETSHSYGLVNGQNFSDIDRSVEERDNLLLDLQEKAASGGPLLKYAANETSAGSETIYALAQCTPDLEDQECSNCLAVLNSIYADSFKYKQGGNAKAPSCNFRYEIYSFYDPLPDAPAPSPTNSSPPPPNDGTTGDGKSNRTRTVIIVVIATVVSVILISCICICIFLRMRKPKDKDEPEDEILSVESLQFNLGPIRNATKNFSDSNKLGQGGFGAVYKGTLSNGQDIAVKRLSKGSGQGELEFKNEVLLVAKLQHRNLVRLLGFCLEGIERLLIYEFVPNTSLDHFLFDPIKRQQLYWEKRYKIIVGIARGLLYLHEDSRLRIIHRDLKASNVLLDEEMNPKIADFGMARLFSLDQTQGDTSRIVGTYGYMAPEYAMHGNFSVKSDVFSFGVLVLEIISGQKNSCFRNGENVEDLISFAWRSWRDRSVSNLIDPSVSTGSRSEIMRCIHIGLLCVQENVADRPTMASVVLMLSSYSITLPLPSQPAFFMHSSMDTEAPLLQDSDSGATRSSDNALSVNDASITELHPR, from the exons ATGGCTATGAGTTATTTGGAACTAACTTTCTTCCTCTCATGTCTTCTCATACAGCTTGTTCCATTCACTGTTGCCCAGTATTTCCCTAAAGAAGAATGCATTTCAGATAGAGGTAACTACACCGATAACAGTACATACCAGGCAGACCTCAATAGCCTCCTGACCTCCTTCTCAAACACCCAAGTTGAGTATGGGTTTTACAATTCCTCTGTTGGTGAGGTGAACGGAATCGGACTTTGTAGAGGGGATCTCACGCCGGATACATGTCGTAGTTGTATCAATAACTCCAGCCAGGACATTCAACGATTATGTCCCAACTACAAGGAGGCAGTTTTATATTACGATCTTTGCATGTTACGATACTCTGACCGCTCCATATTTGGCACAGTAGAAACTTCGCATTCTTACGGTCTGGTAAACGGCCAAAATTTCTCCGACATCGACCGCTCCGTAGAGGAGCGGGACAACTTGTTGCTCGACCTTCAAGAAAAAGCCGCGTCTGGTGGTCCTCTTCTAAAGTATGCAGCAAACGAGACATCCGCTGGTTCAGAAACCATATATGCACTTGCCCAGTGCACGCCTGATTTAGAAGATCAGGAATGCAGTAACTGTCTAGCCGTCCTTAATAGTATCTATGCCGATTCTTTTAAGTATAAGCAAGGAGGGAACGCTAAGGCACCAAGCTGTAACTTTAGGTACGAGATCTATTCGTTCTATGACCCTCTCCCTGATGCACCGGCACCATCTCCAACTAATTCTTCTCCTCCGCCGCCAAATGATGGCACTACTGGAGACG GAAAAAGTAACAGAACGCGAACCGTAATTATCGTTGTTATAGCAACTGTTGTTTCTGTGATACTCATCTCCTGCATCTGCATCTGCATCTTTTTGAGAATGAGAAAGCCAAAAGACAAAGATGAAC CTGAAGATGAAATTTTGAGCGTGGAATCCTTGCAATTCAACCTTGGTCCTATTAGAAATGCAACGAAAAACTTTTCTGATTCTAATAAGCTTGGACAAGGAGGATTTGGAGCTGTTTACAAG GGTACACTTTCCAATGGACAAGATATAGCCGTGAAAAGGTTGTCCAAGGGCTCTGGACAAGGAGAATTAGAATTCAAGAATGAAGTTCTATTAGTGGCCAAGCTTCAACATAGAAATTTGGTTAGACTCCTAGGTTTCTGCTTAGAAGGAATAGAAAGACTTCTCATCTATGAGTTTGTGCCTAATACAAGTCTCGATCATTTTCTATTTG ATCCTATTAAGCGTCAGCAATTATATTGGGAAAAGCGTTACAAAATTATAGTTGGCATTGCTCGAGGACTTTTGTATCTCCATGAAGATTCTCGACTTCGAATTATTCATCGTGATCTCAAAGCTAGCAATGTTTTGCTAGATGAAGAAATGAATCCTAAAATTGCAGATTTTGGTATGGCAAGGTTATTTTCATTGGATCAAACTCAAGGTGATACAAGTAGGATTGTGGGAACCTA TGGATATATGGCTCCAGAGTATGCAATGCATGGGAATTTCTCAGTTAAGTCAGACGTCTTTAGTTTTGGTGTGTTGGTTTTGGAAATTATTAGCGGTCAAAAGAACTCTTGTTTCCGCAATGGAGAGAATGTGGAAGACCTTATAAGCTTT GCATGGAGAAGCTGGAGGGATAGGTCAGTTTCAAATTTGATAGATCCTTCGGTGAGCACTGGCTCAAGAAGTGAAATTATGAGATGCATACATATTGGGTTGTTATGTGTTCAAGAAAATGTAGCTGACAGACCCACAATGGCTTCAGTTGTTCTCATGCTTAGTAGCTACTCTATCACTCTCCCATTACCTTCACAACCTGCATTTTTTATGCACAGTAGCATGGACACAGAGGCACCCTTGCTGCAGGACTCTGATTCTGGGGCAACTAGGTCTTCTGATAATGCTTTGTCGGTCAATGATGCTTCAATTACTGAGCTCCACCCTCGTTAG